GGAAAACTCATGAGCTCCTTTTACTGATTACCAATGCGGTTATCTGTTCTGCGATAGCAATCCGCGTCGGAACCTTCCGGCGTAATGGATCGCAACACCGCCGGTGGGGTGGGTGGATAGCCTACTTCCTTATCGTGGCATCAGCCAGCATCCCCGTCCGCGCAGCATATGCAATCTGGTATCACACACCAATGGCCGCTGATTTAT
This Bdellovibrio bacteriovorus DNA region includes the following protein-coding sequences:
- a CDS encoding phage holin family protein, which encodes MITNAVICSAIAIRVGTFRRNGSQHRRWGGWIAYFLIVASASIPVRAAYAIWYHTPMAADLSEVIINAVMLAAVLKTHGNVVQIFKISRSQHGH